Genomic DNA from Arthrobacter sp. B1I2:
TGGCAGCCGGCAAGGGCCTGCGCAGCCGCGCGCGCTGAGCCCGCTTCAACAAGGCAGGACACAAAAGGGCCGCCCTCCAACTGGAGGGCGGCCCTTTTGTGTTAAGTATGTGTACGGGTCAGCTGATCTTCCGGGCTGCCCGCCGCTTGCTCAATTCGTCGTCGGGAAAGGACTGCTCGGCGGCGTGCTCGCTGGGCAGGGAGGCGAGGCTGCCTTCCACCTCACGCCAGACGCGTCCCACGGCGATGCCGAAAACGCCCTGGCCGCCCTGGACCAGGTCAATGACCTCATCGGCGGACGTGCACTCGTAGACGCTGGCGCCGTCGCTCATGAGTGTGATCTGGGCCAGATCCTCAACGCCGCGCTCCCGCAGGTGTTCGACAGCGGTGCGGATCTGCTGGAGGGATACCCCGGTGTCGAGGAGCCGTTTGACCACCTTGAGCACCAGGATGTCGCGGAACCCGTACAGCCGCTGCGAGCCGGATCCTGCGGCGCCGCGGACGGCCGGCTCCACCAGGCCCGTGCGGGCCCAGTAATCAAGCTGGCGGTAGGTAATCCCTGCTGCCTTGCAGGCCGTCGGACCACGGTAGCCGGCGTCCTCGTCCAGTACTGGAAGATCCTCGGTGAACAGGAGGCCCTGGGCACCGCTCGCTGGCACAGCAACACCAGCCGTGGGCTGCTTCAGCCCGCCTGCTTCGCCTTTGGGACTCACCTGGATCCTCCTTGTCGTACGCTCCCGGGAACTGATACGGCAGCCTTGGCATGAAGACCATGCGTGTAATTATTCCGCGGGGCGCACTTTCCAGTGTGACCTGCGCGGCTGCCGTAAGCAAGGGAACTTGATACTTCGACGTTAGGCCTGGCGGGTCCCCAGGTCAAAGACCTACGGGGCTTGGAGAAGGCGTGTCGAAACTTTCAGGCTTAACTTTAACCTTAACGTGACCTTAGCCGTCGAAATCCTCGGGTTCCACGTCGTCAAGGAACTCACGGAAGCGGCGCAGTTCGCGTTCCTCATCCACGGTGGGGCCGGGCTCGGCGTCTTCACCCTCGTCGTGCTCAGTGATGCGGACACCGGCCTCATCCATCACCGAATCGGCGCACCAGATCCGGCATTTTGCGCGGAGGGCGACGGCAAGGGCGTCGGACGCCCGGGAGCTCACCGTGGTTCCGTTTTCGAACTGCAGCTGCCCGTAGAAGATGTTGTCCTCCACGGCGACAATGTTGACACTGACCACGGAGTGGCCCAGGGACTCCACAACGTCCACCAGGAGATCATGCGTCATGGGCCGGGGCGGGACCACGCCCTGCTGGGCGAGGGCGATGGCGCTGGCTTCCGGGGTGCCGATCCAAATGGGGACATGGCGTTCGCCGTGCATCTCCTTGAGCAGGACCAGCGGCTGGTTGGAAGGCAGTTCGATCCGAACGCCTACAATCTCGACTTCGATCATCAGATGTCCATGCGTGAGATGTGGTCCTGCACCAGGGCCCGGTGCAGGGTGAGGCAGAGGTCACTGATCTCGCGGGCGGCCTCCGCCGCGCGTGCTTGTGAAGCCGAGTCCTTGCGCGAGGCGAGCGGCGCAACGGCGCGTTCCACCAGGCCGAATTCCCGTTCGGCCGCTGCCTGGAAGGGCCGCAGGTGCCGGGGTTCCAGGCCGTGGCTCTCCAACTGCACACAGGCACGCGCAACCTGGAGGGCATGCTCGTCGAACTGGCCGTTGCTGTGGCTGATCAGGCCAAAGCTCAGGAGTGACTGCAGCAGGGGCACGCTGGCACCGGATTCGGTGCGGAGCTGCTCCTCGCTCAGTTTCCGGCCGCGGTTCTGCAATTCGGCGGCCAGTTCATCAGAGACAATGCGCGGGGAAACCACGACGCCGGGCGGCAGGTTCTCCGGCCGCTCTCCCCTGTCGATGGCGTCAAGGTAGTCCTTGATGACTTTCAGGGGCAGGTACTGGTCCCGCTGCAGAGCCAGCACGAAGCGCAGCCGCTCCACGTCGCCGTCGGAATACTGCCGGTAGCCTGCCGGGGTCCGCCGGGGGTTGATGAGTCCCTTTTCCTCAAGGAACCGTATCTTCGAGGCAGTCATCCCCGGGAAGTCGGCGCTCAGCTGGGCGAGGACCTCGCCAATGTTCAAGACCTGGGGGCCCCGGCGTTCCGGTTGTGCCATTGCCACAGGCAGCGGTCCCCGGTTCAGCTGCGGCCTGCCGCCGTGGCAGGGCTCAGGTAGAAGGTGAGGCGGAACTTGCCGATCTGGACTTCGCTGCCGGACTTCAACTCCACGCGGTCCACCCGGTCATGGTTGACGTAGGTGCCGTTGAGGCTGTTCTTGTCCACCACCTCGAAGCTGCGGGCCGTGCGCCGGAATTCGACGTGGCGGCGTGAAACCGTGACGTCGTCCAGGAAGATATCCGCATCCGGGTGCCGTCCCGCGGTGGTCACGTCCGAGTCAAGCAGGAACCGGGCACCGGCGTTCGGGCCGCTGTGGGCCACGAGGAGCGCCGAACCGGCAGGCAGTGCTTCCACCCAGTTGCGTTCCTCGGAGGACAGCTTGGGAGCGATGGTGGGTGCATCGGTGATGGGAGTGAGATGGATCGAGGTGGTCTCCGACGCCTTAGCCGCACCCGTGCCGTATTCCCCCTCGGCAGGGTTGTGTCTGTGGCCAGCCATGGATTCCTCCTCTTTGACGTTGCAGGCATTAAACCCGCAACCAACGTTTACTCTCCGGCCCTGCCCGGCAGGTCCGGCACCGGCTCCCGATCCC
This window encodes:
- a CDS encoding FHA domain-containing protein — encoded protein: MAGHRHNPAEGEYGTGAAKASETTSIHLTPITDAPTIAPKLSSEERNWVEALPAGSALLVAHSGPNAGARFLLDSDVTTAGRHPDADIFLDDVTVSRRHVEFRRTARSFEVVDKNSLNGTYVNHDRVDRVELKSGSEVQIGKFRLTFYLSPATAAGRS
- a CDS encoding MerR family transcriptional regulator, with product MSPKGEAGGLKQPTAGVAVPASGAQGLLFTEDLPVLDEDAGYRGPTACKAAGITYRQLDYWARTGLVEPAVRGAAGSGSQRLYGFRDILVLKVVKRLLDTGVSLQQIRTAVEHLRERGVEDLAQITLMSDGASVYECTSADEVIDLVQGGQGVFGIAVGRVWREVEGSLASLPSEHAAEQSFPDDELSKRRAARKIS
- the ftsR gene encoding transcriptional regulator FtsR; protein product: MAQPERRGPQVLNIGEVLAQLSADFPGMTASKIRFLEEKGLINPRRTPAGYRQYSDGDVERLRFVLALQRDQYLPLKVIKDYLDAIDRGERPENLPPGVVVSPRIVSDELAAELQNRGRKLSEEQLRTESGASVPLLQSLLSFGLISHSNGQFDEHALQVARACVQLESHGLEPRHLRPFQAAAEREFGLVERAVAPLASRKDSASQARAAEAAREISDLCLTLHRALVQDHISRMDI
- a CDS encoding bifunctional nuclease family protein, with the protein product MIEVEIVGVRIELPSNQPLVLLKEMHGERHVPIWIGTPEASAIALAQQGVVPPRPMTHDLLVDVVESLGHSVVSVNIVAVEDNIFYGQLQFENGTTVSSRASDALAVALRAKCRIWCADSVMDEAGVRITEHDEGEDAEPGPTVDEERELRRFREFLDDVEPEDFDG